The Pyrus communis chromosome 8, drPyrComm1.1, whole genome shotgun sequence region aaagttaaaatatcTATGTGTTGCTTAGGAACATAGGCAAGTGGGCAATAAACATATCAGAGACAAACCTGAAGTGCAAAGGACGTATGGCAACAACAGTAGTCAAACTCGATCCCTTGACCGATTCGATTTGGTCCTCCACCTAAAATCAAAACCTTCTTACTTTGGGTGGGAGCTGATTCACACTCATAGTCATAGGAAGAGTACATGTAAGGAGTATTGGCCTCAAATTCTGCAGCACAAGTATCCACCCGCTTATATGATGGAGCAACACCTAGTGATAGTCTCTTCATCCTGACGTCTTTTTCAGAGGATTTAGTGGCAAAAGCTATCTGTTTGTCACTGAAACCTCTCTTTTTCACTTCGTAGAACTCATCCTTTGTTAAATCAGACAAGTTTCTTGCCAGAAGGTATTGCTCCACATCTACCAGCTCCTTAAGCTGTGTGAGGAACCATTTGTCAATGAAACTCAACTCATGAATATCATCGACCTTCATACCCCTCTTCATTGCAGCATATATGGCATGGATACGCTCTGGGTTAGGGACTCGGAGGCTATACTTCAATTGTTCCCAATCCCAGTCAATCTCCTTAATTTTAGCACAGCCCCATCCAGAGAAACCACATTCCAAAGATCGAACTGCTTTCTGAAAAGACTCTTGAAACGTGCGACCCAGCGCCATTGACTCACCAACAGATTTCATTTGTGTAGTCAAAATTGGTTGTGAACCTGGAAATTTTTCAAATGCAAACCTGGGAATCTGTACAATTCAATACAACGTGAACAAGTAAGAAATGGCATACAAACCAGGTCTAAAAATGCATGGATAAACAGAAATGTATTTCTATCAATGTAATGAACAACGACAATGATTGATGACATTCCTCCATGCATAAGTAATGGTGATTTAGCATATAATCCAGGAAGCTGATGAACAATGATTATCTaacatttgaataaaaaaagcTTAAGCCCCATGATCCCGTCTAAGGTCTAACCATTGCATCATCGCTAACATGTGACTAAACAAGTATAAAGCACAACGTGTTTAATCAGTGTCTAATTAGAGTACTGTGTAAAGGGTAATGAAGAAGCACTTGCCTTGGTTACTACATAATCTATGGAAGGCTCAAAGCTAGCCGGGGTCTTCTTTGTAATGTCATTAGGTATCTGATCCAATGAATAGCCTACCGACAACTTCGCAGCCATTTTCGCAATGGGAAAGCCGGTAGCTTTGGATGCCAAAGCCGAGGAACGAGATACCCTTGGGTTCATTTCAATCACCATAACCTCACCATCAACGGGATTAACGGCAAACTGCACATTGGAACCGCCACATTCCACTCCAATCTCCCTTATGATAGCAATGGAATAGTCCCTCAGCCGCTGATACTCCTTATCCGTCAAAGTTTGAGCCGGCGCCACAGTGATAGAGTCCCCAGTATGAACCCCCATTGGGTCGATGTTCTCAATGGAGCATATAATCACCACATTGTCAGCCAAGTCCCTCATCACCTCAAGCTCATACTCCTTCCATCCCAACAACGACTTCTCCACCAAAACCTGAGACGTCACACTCGCAGCAATCCCTGCCTTACAAATGTCCTCAAATTCTTCTCTGTTATAAGCAATGCCACCTCCAGTCCCTCCCAAAGTAAACGCTGGCCTAATAATCAACGGAAACTCTCCAATTTTATTTGCAATTTCGATACATTCCTCCAGTGTCGTGGCAATCCCTGATGGCGGGGTTTTCACACCAATGTTCTTCATGGCCTGCTTGAACAAGTCCCGGTCCTCTGCTTTTTTGATGGCCTCCAGCTTTGCCCCAATCAATTCCACTCCGTATTTAGCCAGAGCCCCACTCTCGGCCAGCGCCACAGCCAAATTCAGCGCCGTCTGGCCGCCCATAGTTGGCAATAGAGCGTCGGGCCGCTCCTTCTCGAGAACCTGCTCGACCAGCTCGGGCGTCATCGGCGTAATGTAAGTCCTGTCGGCTAAGTCCGGGTCAGTCATGATCGTGGCCGGGTTGGAATTGATCAAAACGACCTCGTATCCATCCTCCTTCAGCGCCTTGCACGCCTGAGTCCCAGAGTAATCGAACTCGCAAGCTTGCCCTATCACAATCGGCCCGGCTCCGAGAATCAGAATCTTCTTAATGTCCGTCCTCTTCCCGAGCTTCGGCGGCGCCCCATCTTTCGCGGCAGCAGCCCCATCATTAACCGAATTGCACCGGACCGAGTTGACTCGGCGACAACTCGTACGGTTACTGAAAGTGGCGAGCTGCGACGGAAATGATCGGAGGCGCAGAGAAGGAACGGCAGCGTTTCGCGCTTCGAGCTTCTTGGAGTAGAGGACGAAGCGGAAGCTGTTTGGTTTCGACGAATAAGGCTTGGAGTTGCCGAAGATTGAAAGCTTCGGGGAGAGAGCCTCGCTGTGGCTGAGGCAACGGTCCATTTCTTCTGTTGCCGGAAATAGAAGCTGTCACGGTGGAGGCTCagaggttagagagagagagaggggagagaggggagagagagggagattggggaattagggttttgggataTCCAGTTTTGTTGTGCTATTGGAAGTGTGACACAGTGACTGGAGTTTTGGAGTATTTGTTCGTTTGCTGGTGAGGAAGGACAATGCAACAGGACAGTGTGGCGACGCCtgagattttagggtttttgttttgtcaaaatgatatcaaatgcttttgttttgcttttaaaCTTTAATTGGATTTGGGCTTTGTCCAAGAATGGGCCCATAATCGGCCGCTAGACACCCAACAATTGCCCATTTGAGAAAGTGTGCTCAAGTCGTTAAGTAATTCACGTGTTACAATATAGATATGAATGAGAGAGTTGACGTGTCATCATATACTTAAgcaataattttaataattaaatattctaAAAACTGTATGGGGGTGTTTGTTTTCCTTCACTAAAGTTCACTGGACTAGACTGGACTAAGGGTTAGTCCAGTCCCGTGTTTGTTCCCCATAGGTCTTAAGAGTTAATGAGACTAGCTCTCACTTGCCCCGACTCAAATAGGGCCTAACTAGTCTTTAGCTAACCCCCCAAAAACCATGGGATTCCTAATCCCGTCTCCAAACTTGCGTAGGACGATCGCATGCAGCAAGTCTTGTGAATTGCAAATCTGCAAGAATGCTTTTGGGCGATTCCGTTTGCCAACCCATGTCCAGATCTGAAACCCAGCACCACCCACTGCCTAAATCTCAAcaccaaaattcaaaaacatatatgcaaaacaataacaacaacaatccCAATAGCAAAATTCTTCCTTATTCCCGAAAATTCCCagaaaatttccaaaattttttccttttccccataaaatttcaaaaagaataggtagagaaggggagagagtaGCTTTGCGACAAAAAGAAATGGAGAGGCAAAGAGGGAGGGGAGAGTAGCACGGGGACGATTTGCAAGAAAAATGATTTGAAGGATGTTGTGTTGCAGgaaaaaagatggagaaaagaagTGATGGGGGACGAAactaaagaggaagaaaagggaaGAACTATCTAGAGCGAGAGGTGAAATTCTgctttagaaataaaaaagaaaaagcttgatttagtaataaaatattattgaattaataataaaatattattagatgTGTATTATATAATGTAATAATATAGTtattaattatcttgttttttAATCTGACACTGCACCAAATGCAACACTAAGTcaatccagcttagtctagtctaaaccAATCTAGCTTagttagtccagtccgagatagtccgatAGAACAAATGCACCCTATATGTACAAGAGTTGTGTATGGACAGTTTGGAATTTGGTATCCAAGCTCAAACTCAAAACAGAAAGTAAAGTCTTTACATAACGACTATTATTCATAAGGAAAGACAAGTACATCGAAATCACGTGATGAGAATTAGTCACAAAAAGTAAAGTACATCATAATCACGTGATAAATGTGTTAAGATTAGGAGACAAAACAAGAGATACAATCGTTACAAGACATATTTAGATTCTCTCTTCTATAGTGACATGTCGTGTGACAGAGAGATGGCAAAATATAAACCATTTcatcattcaaatttcaaacagtAAACCCTAAACTACAACGCAATTCAAGAGATACAGTAAATTTATTAATCATAAATCCCTAATATGTAAACCACGTATTAAATATTTGCCATACGTTGAAATACTACACCGTGGTCATTCACGGGACAAAAACTTAACCTATCTAATTTCCTAGACAATAAACTCGTCTCTCTTTATATCTTTTTAATTGCATGAACAGTCAGACAATGATCATGTGACGAGAGAAATTGAGAGGGATATGTACAACATGTTACACGGGAGTCCCTCTACATCCACAGACCTTTTTTGGTCCGACGTTCATGCATCATTTAAAAcacaaatttttaaatcatcATGCATTAATATTAGCAATGggaatagttcaaaacagttgccAACTAAAGGCAAAGAATACCCAACAAAATGGATCGGTTCACTAAATTCAACACTTCCATTctcaagaacacaaatccaTAGAAGAAACACGGTTAATCTCTTTCTAGTTTTGTTTGgcttcaattttcttcttctgccaCAGTCGGTCTAAACCGCCGTCAGCATCTCCCTGAAGAATAAAAAGCGAGACAAAAACTCAGAAGCGGAACTAACAATCTTCGTAATTGCAACTGTCTGAATTAACTGGCATATAACCAAACCAGAGTGTAAATGCAGAGTAGAATTAGACAACTGCGTAAAACAGGCATGTCATGAAAAGAGTTGAAACGAGGGAAAGAAGGAGAACCTGAGCGCGGACGTAACCACATAGAGCGAAAGTGGAGAACTGGCCAGTGTAGATGCCATGTTCGTCCAGATGACCAACGTTAATCTGAACGCAGGCGTGGTCCTTTGATGTAATCAACCTGTTCGTCGCCGAGCTGTATCCACAGATCACATAATTTTAGGAGAATACTTCAtatcaaaatcccaaaaacaaacAATGATATCAATCAGAGTATTCATTACACCGGATTGAATACCATTTCCTAGGAATGTAAAGCTCAGTGATAACGCCCTCTTCGTTCTGCATCTTGGTCGACGAAACGACTACAACAGcaaaacaaaatccaaattcCCACAAAGCTAaattggttgctgagaaagatATCAAAAATTATGATTGTATGTGTAAACATTGTGTTCAAGAATCTAAACCGTCAAATTCTAAAgctaaattgtttttaaaaagaaaaacaatctaGCAAAATTACATATCCGAAAGTCGAAATGCATAGCAACGTTCCATCATAAATACAATAATCTCCACCTGTTCAAGCATAAATGTTTGTCACTTGATTAGGGTTTAGTATCTTGCGGACTATAAACTCCATACAAGTTCCAGAGACACAAATGGCTACAATTTATGGGGCAATACGACccaccataaaatcaaactTTTGAAGCTATAACGATAGTTGTGGAAGTATCATTCAAAAAATGCCGAGAGACATTGCCCCCAACCCCCACCCCCCcacccaacacacacacacacatatatatgtatattataatgGACAAAGAGTGCAAGGAACAACTGGCCTTGTGCTGTGCGGGCGTTTGGGGTCTGACGGGTTCTTGTTTCCAGCCCCAAAATAATGCAACTAATCATTACAAATTTGACCCGAGaagtttttggtgtttgtttgacttTCGTACttagttttggttttggggTTTCATTTCTGCCATGGACAACATGGTATTTTACTATTTGTAGGGGTGCAACTTAGGTTAGAATGTCAACATGGCTTCTAAACTAATTAACCTTCGTAATGGGTTTAGATTTATTCGGATTCGAGTTTAAATTGGGTTCAATTCGTCCGAGTTTGAGTGTTTCTCAGCTTTATTATCAAGCTAAATCTTGTAACTTCttatttttaagatttttgAAAGAGTTAACTAGTGTCTTACCTTTTGACCTATAATATCTGTAGAAGTTCACTTAAGTTATATTCAAGTGGTAAAATgacaatttactcttttttaAAAGGACGGATTTGAGTTGATGTGATCAAAGTTGCACTTTTAAATATTCGTCTCTTAAATGTTAACAAAAAATTTGTTTGTATGCTCATGCAGGGTGAcaaaaatcctttttttttttggatgtgctatccacacacctctttttactctcacacactttttgttaattcttatccgttgatcttcttcaattcattcgatccgacggctgaaaattagaagggtgtgtgagaagtaaaaaaaggtgtggatatcacaccctttttttattttttatctaaaCTTGTATCCTATTATATCTATAAATTGTGAgatctatttattttatcttagAATGATCCGAGTCGCAATAGATGGGTTGCTAACTAACTTTAAAAAAATgcctaaagaaaaataaaatcagaCTAAGGTCCAGATCTAACAAATAAAACCGCACTACAATATATAATCGGGTTTGTACTGATTTCTCAccttaatttattaaaatttgaacaaaaccGGTATGTTATTAGTAATTTACTTGC contains the following coding sequences:
- the LOC137741553 gene encoding small ribosomal subunit protein eS21y — translated: MQNEEGVITELYIPRKCSATNRLITSKDHACVQINVGHLDEHGIYTGQFSTFALCGYVRAQGDADGGLDRLWQKKKIEAKQN
- the LOC137742062 gene encoding carbamoyl phosphate synthase arginine-specific large chain, chloroplastic-like, producing the protein MDRCLSHSEALSPKLSIFGNSKPYSSKPNSFRFVLYSKKLEARNAAVPSLRLRSFPSQLATFSNRTSCRRVNSVRCNSVNDGAAAAKDGAPPKLGKRTDIKKILILGAGPIVIGQACEFDYSGTQACKALKEDGYEVVLINSNPATIMTDPDLADRTYITPMTPELVEQVLEKERPDALLPTMGGQTALNLAVALAESGALAKYGVELIGAKLEAIKKAEDRDLFKQAMKNIGVKTPPSGIATTLEECIEIANKIGEFPLIIRPAFTLGGTGGGIAYNREEFEDICKAGIAASVTSQVLVEKSLLGWKEYELEVMRDLADNVVIICSIENIDPMGVHTGDSITVAPAQTLTDKEYQRLRDYSIAIIREIGVECGGSNVQFAVNPVDGEVMVIEMNPRVSRSSALASKATGFPIAKMAAKLSVGYSLDQIPNDITKKTPASFEPSIDYVVTKIPRFAFEKFPGSQPILTTQMKSVGESMALGRTFQESFQKAVRSLECGFSGWGCAKIKEIDWDWEQLKYSLRVPNPERIHAIYAAMKRGMKVDDIHELSFIDKWFLTQLKELVDVEQYLLARNLSDLTKDEFYEVKKRGFSDKQIAFATKSSEKDVRMKRLSLGVAPSYKRVDTCAAEFEANTPYMYSSYDYECESAPTQSKKVLILGGGPNRIGQGIEFDYCCCHTSFALQKAGYETIMMNSNPETVSTDYDTSDRLYFEPLTVEDVLNIIDLERPDGIIVQFGGQTPLKLSLPIQQYLDENKPECASGNGHVRIWGTSPASIDDAEDREKFNIILNELKIEQPKGGIARSEADAVAIAKDIGYPVVVRPSYVLGGRAMEIVYSDKKLATYLENAVEVDPERPVLIDKYLSDAIEIDVDALADSQGNVVIGGIMEHIEQAGVHSGDSACSIPTKTIPASCLDTIRTWTTKLARRLNVCGLMNCQYAITLSGDVFLLEANPRASRTVPFVSKAIGHPLAKYASLVMSGKSLHDLNFTKEVIPAHVSVKEAVLPFEKFPGCDVLLGPEMRSTGEVMGIDYEFPIAFAKAQISAGQKLPLTGTVFLSLNDLTKPHLEKIAKAFLGLGFKIVSTSGTAHILELAKLPVERVLKLHEGRPHAADMVANGQIQLMVITSSGDALDQIDGRQLRRSGLAYKIPVITTIAGALSTAEAIKSLKSSTIKMIALQDFFEDENKAGSDKTLQSVTSSL